A portion of the Nomia melanderi isolate GNS246 chromosome 2, iyNomMela1, whole genome shotgun sequence genome contains these proteins:
- the LOC116424646 gene encoding uncharacterized protein LOC116424646, with protein MQTQPSAKLLRHPQQPRIVTRIIDPEPEILERLTRWRESQQPTTTTTTATSQTEKSSFLRILQTLRSSGAYSKLESEKELKSIHYQKMKRTAEAEARCNCCLCGKTVPDTIPCEKPLEAQTSSVMRLLQALPLLGKAAPGVDQAVQHESFCPECKLKKLGFQPKVTQTTRDQEVNVCGPTMKRLSATRPKQKSDESCMARIRVEKFVQRELVVQKMSVTKSVQETTVATSVKDAEDTVEDEKEQEEYKDSVDCMCSSMGSETGGGRRVRCGCGDPD; from the exons ATGCAAACGCAGCCATCGGCAAAATTGCTTAGACACCCGCAGCAGCCCAGAATCGTCACCAGAATTATTGACCCAGAACCAGAGATTCTAGAGCGTCTAACTCGCTGGAGAGAATCCCAACAGCCTACCACAACCACTACCACTGCCACGTCTCAGACAGAGAAGTCCAGCTTCCTTCGAATTCTTCAAACCCTACGATCAAGCGGAGCTTACTCTAAGCTTGAGTCTGAGAAGGAACTGAAATCCATTCATTATCAGAAGATGAAGAGAACTGCGGAGGCAGAGGCACGTTGCAACTGTTGTTTATGTGGGAAAACAGTGCCAGACACTATTCCATGTGAAAAGCCACTGGAAGCTCAAACTTCATCCGTGATGAGACTATTACAGGCTTTGCCCCTCTTGGGCAAGGCTGCTCCTGGAGTGGACCAGGCTGTGCAGCATGAATCATTTTGTCCTGAATGCAAGCTCAAGAAGCTTGGG TTTCAGCCAAAGGTGACTCAGACCACTCGTGATCAAGAGGTGAACGTCTGTGGACCAACAATGAAGAGACTCTCAGCTACGAGACCAAAACAGAAATCAGATGAAAGTTGTATGGCGAGAATCAGGGTTGAAAAATTTGTGCAAAGGGAGTTAGTGGTTCAGAAGATGAGTGTAACGAAGAGTGTACAGGAAACAACAGTCGCTACGTCAGTAAAGGACGCAGAGGACACAGTTGAGGATGAAAAGGAGCAGGAAGAGTATAAAGACTCAGTGGACTGCATGTGTAGCTCAATGGGGAGTGAGACTGGTGGTGGGAGGAGAGTGCGTTGTGGATGTGGAGATCCTGATTGA
- the LOC143174264 gene encoding uncharacterized protein LOC143174264, producing MKKSPNQRLQSRLPSSSLSSKTDSTWSFTPVASYLPARQNLGQAYHQEKVSSGAEVGGAWSCCLPCAGGGGGGGGAAVSGATPEAKKGSTGHKCQQQQQPCQQQQQQPLQEKQQDKSLQQHQQQQQLQAKKKVPVVQASELAPLSNLDEDLDDLDDEKAVELIRTEDEELGKEGGTQHRLSPRLHDIEEEDDEEGRNTKERPYQKKSPTPSSGGGSRTGWRSRRSITTAGAPAHQHHVIASAAATAQAKMQAEQGSIGELRGYHNLRSRRHTLANVR from the exons ATGAAGAA AAGCCCTAATCAAAGACTCCAGTCTAGACTACCCTCATCTAGTCTATCATCCAAAACAGATTCTACTTGGAGTTTCACCCCAGTGGCAAGCTACTTACCAGCTAGACAGAATCTAGGCCAAGCCTATCATCAAGAAAAAGTGTCTAGC GGTGCCGAGGTGGGGGGCGCGTGGTCTTGCTGCCTGCCGTGCGCCGGTGGCGGCGGGGGTGGGGGTGGTGCAGCTGTCTCGGGGGCCACCCCCGAGGCCAAGAAGGGCTCCACCGGCCACAAGTgccagcaacaacagcagccgtgtcaacaacagcaacagcagccgTTGCAGGAGAAGCAACAGGACAAGTCGCTGCAGCAGcatcagcagcaacagcaaTTGCAGGCGAAGAAAAAGGTGCCCGTGGTGCAGGCGAGTGAGCTGGCGCCTTTGAGCAACCTCGACGAGGACCTCGACGACCTGGACGACGAGAAGGCCGTCGAACTGATTAGAACGGAGGATGAGGAGCTCGGGAAGGAGGGGGGGACGCAGCATCGCCTAAGCCCTAGGCTGCACGACATTGAGGAGGAGGATGACGAGGAAGGCCGCAACACTAAAGAGAG GCCGTACCAAAAGAAATCGCCGACCccgagcagcggcggcggcagcagaACGGGCTGGCGATCGCGCAGAAGCATCACAACAGCAGGTGCACCGGCACACCAACACCACGTGATCGCCAGTGCAGCCGCGACTGCACAGGCCAAGATGCAGGCCGAACAGGGGAGCATCGGTGAGCTGCGTGGATACCACAACCTGAGATCACGGAGGCACACTCTAGCCAACGTTCG